A DNA window from Engystomops pustulosus chromosome 6, aEngPut4.maternal, whole genome shotgun sequence contains the following coding sequences:
- the CBX1 gene encoding chromobox protein homolog 1 encodes MEEVDEEEEEYVVEKVLDRRVVKGKVEYLLKWKGFSDEDNTWEPEENLDCPDLIAEFLQSQKTARESDKSDGKRKADSDNEVAGEESRPKKKKDETEKPRGFARGLDPERIIGATDSSGELMFLMKWKNSDEADLVPAKEANVKCPQVVISFYEERLTWHSYPTEEEEKKDDKN; translated from the exons ATGGAAGAAGTagatgaagaggaggaagaatATGTGGTGGAAAAAGTTCTGGACAGAAGGGTGGTGAAAGGAAAGGTTGAATACCTTCTGAAGTGGAAGGGATTCTCTGA TGAGGATAACACTTGGGAGCCAGAAGAGAACCTGGACTGTCCTGATCTGATTGCTGAGTTCTTACAGTCACAGAAAACTGCCCGCGAGTCAGACAAATCGGATGGGAAGCGCAAGGCAGACTCTGACAATGAGGTCGCGGGTGAAGAGAGTAGGCCCAAGAAAAAGAAAGACGAG ACTGAGAAGCCTCGTGGATTTGCTCGGGGCTTAGATCCGGAAAGGATTATTGGGGCCACAGACTCTAGTGGAGAGCTGATGTTCTTGATGAAGTG GAAAAACTCAGACGAGGCCGACCTTGTCCCAGCAAAGGAAGCCAATGTGAAATGTCCCCAAGTGGTGATCTCCTTCTACGAGGAGCGGCTGACGTGGCATTCCTACCcaacagaggaagaggagaagaaggacgACAAGAACTAG
- the SNX11 gene encoding sorting nexin-11 has translation MYQNNHEEEEFITIRVQDPRLQNEGSWTSYVDYKIFLHTNSKAFTAKTSCVRRRYREFAWLRKQLQKYAGLVPVPPLPGKLPFHIGCTDDFIEQRRQGLQQFLKQAVQNMVLLSDSQLHLFLQSQLSISDIEACAMGHRPYTATEAILNYAISNRGWTQEETLSRWDQRVAVSRSSDCTDYGGD, from the exons ATGTATcagaataaccatgaggaggag GAGTTCATCACTATTCGTGTACAGGACCCGCGACTGCAGAATGAGGGTTCATGGACATCCTACGTGGATTATAAAATATTTCTTCAT ACTAACAGCAAGGCGTTCACCGCCAAGACATCTTGTGTCCGGAGACGTTACCGGGAGTTTGCCTGGCTGAGGAAGCAGCTACAGAAATATGCCGGATTAGT GCCTGTCCCTCCATTACCAGGAAAACTTCCCTTCCACATAGGCTGCACTGATGATTTTATAGAGCAGAGGCGGCAAGGGCTCCAGCAGTTTCTAAAACA AGCCGTACAGAACATGGTCCTCTTATCGGACAGCCAGTTACATCTCTTCCTTCAAAGCCAGCTCTCGATTAGTGACATTGAAGCCTGTGCCATGGGGCATCGACCATATACTGCCACAGAAGCCATCCTGAACTATGCCATATCCAACCGAGGATGGACTCAGGAGGAAACTCTGTCTAG ATGGGATCAGCGCGTCGCTGTGTCACGTTCCTCTGATTGTACGGATTATGGTGGGGATTAA